The genomic stretch TTATGCGGATATTCTGCAAGATCTGAGTTTCGATCGCATTGCTGGCATTCCTTATGGTTCCTTGCCTACTGCCACGGGTCTGTCACTCCGCCTCAATTACCCGATGATTTTTCCCCGCAAAGAGGTTAAAGCTCACGGCACTCGGCGCGTGATCGAAGGCAACTTTCAGCCTGGGGAAACAGTGGTAGTAGTAGATGACATTTTAATCAGTGGTAAAAGCGCGATCGAAGGAGCCGAAAAGCTAAAATCTGCGGGCTTAAATGTGGAGGATATTGTGGTGTTTATTGACCATGAACAGGGGGTCAAAACCCGACTGCAAGACCAAGGCTACCGGGCGCACTCAGTTTTAAGCGTCTCTGAAATCACTAACACGCTCTATCAAGCGCGACGGATCAGCGATGAGCAGTTTCAAGCCTTTGTAGAACATTAAAGGCGATCGCTATCTCTAGAGAGCACATCTTTAGAAGTCACATTTCTCAATTCTAAAAATGGTTTTAAGTTTGAGGAAGCGATCGCGTTAGAAAAGCAGTAAGTCAGGGTATTCTGGCCTTCAGAGAAATACGCTTTATGCTTGGAATGTACGGCTGAAAAATTAGTTTGGGTTGTTTCAGACAAGCTTTGCAGCAGTTCGGTATGCCCCTTTGCAACAACTCCATAAGCCTATGTCGAGCAAGTTTGAGCGACTGGTTACGGTGTGGCCCACAGTAAAGCTTCCCCAGTGTCCCCTACGGCAGCCTAAAAATGTGCCCCTGCGAGGACTGCTGATTGTCCCCTTTGTCCTACAACTGGCTATTACCGTGGGACTGGTGGGCTACTGGTCGTTTCGCAATGGCCAACAAGCGGTCAACGAACTCGTCGTTAATCTCCAACATCAAGCGACCCAACAAATCCATCAACATCTTGACTGTTACTTAGCCAATGCCCGCCAGCTCAATGAACTGAACGCTACAGCCATTAGTTCTAGCTTGGTTGACCCCAAAGATCAAGATGGTTTAGGGCGCTTCTTTTGGAAGCAAGCCAAGCTGTATCAGTTCGGCTATATCCTTTTTGGGGCCAAAACCGGAGAATATGTGGATGTAGGACGACCTGCAACCTACGACCTGGAGCTGATTACCGAGCGGATGAGTACTCAGCGATATGGAGATAATCGTCTCTACATCTATGAGCCAGACTCCCAAGGAAATCGCGGTAAATTAGTGGATTCAGGAAAACATTACCCATTTCAAAAAGAGCCTTGGTACACAGAGGTCATGCGGACGAGCAAACCGCAATGGACCTCCGTCTACACTTGGCAGAGCTGGGTAACTAATCCTTTAGCCATTGCCATTAGTAGCCCAGTTTATGACAAAAACAAAAACTTGATTGGAGCGATCGCGATTGAGCAACGCCTGTCCCAAATTAGCGACTTTCTGCGGCAACTTAAAATTAGTGCTTCCGCCACCATCTTTATTGTGGAACGAGACGGGCGGATGATTGCCAGTTCCAGTGCTACAAAACCTTTTAAAGTCGTTAACGGCACTCCAACCCGCCTCAAAGCTTCAGACAGCAATGATTCTCTCATCCAAGCAACTGCCACCGCTTTAACTCAGAAATTTGGTAGCTTGGATGTCATTCAGCATCGTCAGCAACTGGGGTTCGTCCGACAAAATCAGCGTCAGTTTGTGCAGATCACGCCTTGGCAAGACGATCTGGGGCTGGATTGGCTAGTGGTGGTAGTTATCCCAGAATCAGATTTCATGCAGCAAATTGACATCAATACTCGTCACACAATTTTGCTCTGCACTGTAGCTCTGCTGATTGCCATTCTAATTGGCATTGTCACAGCTCACAAAATCATCCAGCCAATTCTACAAATCAATGCCTCAGCTAAAGCGATCGCGGATGGCAATTTAACCCAAACCATAAACACGCAAGGAGTTCATGAGTTAGAGCTACTCAGTCACTCCTTTAACCGCATGGCCGATCAATTGCAGCAATCTTTTACCGCTCTAGAAAACGCCAACTATGTGTTGGAACGGCGGGTGGAGGAACGTACTGCCGAACTGGAGAGAGCCAACCGAGAACTGCAACGCCTCTCTGAAGTAGATGGATTAACCCAAATTGCCAATCGCCGCTCCTTCGATCAATACCTGGCGCAGGAGTGGCAGCACTTACAACGCGAACAGCAAGCTTTATCGCTAATTCTCTGTGATGTCGATTTTTTCAAAAAATACAATGATTTCTATGGCCATCAAGGCGGAGATTGTTGTTTGCGACGAGTAGCTCAGGTGCTACGACAAACCGTGAAGCGCCCTGCCGACCTAGTAGCTCGCTACGGTGGTGAGGAATTTGCCATCATTTTGCCGTTTACAGATTTTAAGGGAGCGATCGCCGTGGCCCGATCCATTCAGCACGAAATCTACCAATCCCGACTCCCCCATGTCAATTCAGAGGTGAGCGAATTTCTCACCCTTAGCTTAGGTGTAACCAGTGTGGTGCCAACGAGTACGACTTCTTCAGAGCAGTTGGTAGCGGCAGCAGATGAAGCTCTCTATGCAGCCAAACGCCAAGGTCGCGATCGCTACATCTCCCGCTCTATTACCCAAATAACAGTCTAATTCTCCCTGTTACTCCATCAAAGTAAACCTAATTGTGGGGATTTGTGTCCATCCGAAACCCGACTCAACCAGCTTGTATTCCTTCCCAGGAGTACTGAACTTCAAGTTCCGAGTAATGAGTCAGCATGGAAAATTCTCAGAATAAATCTAGAAAACGGCGATCGAAATATAGCTCATTTAAGCTGCAAAGTACTTCTGCTTATTTAGAGGAAGCCTGGTTGACAACGCTTGTAGCGGTCCTGCTGGTCATTCAAAGTTGGATGTTCTTCATCAACCCTCAGCTAGCAACCTTAACCTGCGATCGCCCCAGCTCCAATCTCGGCATTTGCAAGCTAATCCTCTCTGGTTTGTTAGGGAAAAAAGTCGTTCCTTTCCCGCTGACTCAACTAGAAAGCGCAGAAGTTAAACACCACGGAAAGTTAAGACAATTAGTTTTGGTCTTGCCAGACAATAAACTCTATTTTCCAGTAGATCAGGGCTTTGGCTCTCCAGAAAACAAAGCTGCTCAAATCAATGCGTTTCTACAAGACTCAGAAATTAAGTCTTTATCACTACGACAGGATAACCGTTGGCTCATCTACTCGGCGGGAGTGATAGTGACGGCATTGGGTAGTTGCGTTACTTGGTTTCGTATCTTAGATCTGCTTAAGCGTTCTTCACCTGGCGAGATGAAATCTGTCAAACCGAGGAGATAACTTGCGTTGCGATCGCCCTTCAACCAGTCACCAACTCACCTAATTAACCTAGAGCAAAAATTTTCCGGATGTAGTTTAGTTAACTAGGAATAAAGGAGTGGTAGATGCACCCTGATTTCAGCCCCTGGTTTCGGCTAGGGGTTTTTTGTTGGCAAGCAAATTGGCTTCAGGAGAATTTGCTGCTCAGTTCTCTCAGAACAGCGTTTGGTCACTTTCAGTGGGCATACTAGAGACGTAAACTGACACAAGCCAGACGCTCACTATGAAGCCCTTGAAGAGAGTTACCTCTGAATTGGTTGGTTTAGCGGTAGACGATCGCGAACCCATCCACATCATTGGTCAAATCCAGCCTCATGGATTACTCTTGGCCTTACACGAGCCAGACCTCACGATTACCCATCTCAGCGAGAACACTCAAGGGTATTTTGGCCTAGCTTCAGAGTCCTTACTGGGTCAGCCATTATCACACATCTTTACTGGTGAAACAGTCGAGTCCATTACTGCGCTATTACAAAACGAGTCGGACACTTCTAATCCCTTTGCTATTAGCCTAAAATTGCCACCCCTTTCCGATTCCTCTAGCCCGCAAGAAGCAGCCTTTTTAGCCACAATGCATCGGAATGCTCAGGCGATCGTTCTGGAATTAGAACCCATGCCATCAGCTAACCCGATTGAATCGGGCGAATTTTATAGTCAATTGACTAGGGCTTTGGTCAACATCAAACAAGCCTCAACCCTCACAGAGCTGTTTCAGAATGTAGCGAAAGAAGTTCGCAAGGTGATTCAGTTCGATCGCGTCATGATCTATCGTTTTGATACCGACCACAGCGGTATTGTCGTAGCAGAGGAACTGAGTTCTGAATTAGAAAGTTATTTAGGCTTGCGCTATCCTGCTGCCGAC from Trichocoleus desertorum ATA4-8-CV12 encodes the following:
- a CDS encoding diguanylate cyclase — translated: MSSKFERLVTVWPTVKLPQCPLRQPKNVPLRGLLIVPFVLQLAITVGLVGYWSFRNGQQAVNELVVNLQHQATQQIHQHLDCYLANARQLNELNATAISSSLVDPKDQDGLGRFFWKQAKLYQFGYILFGAKTGEYVDVGRPATYDLELITERMSTQRYGDNRLYIYEPDSQGNRGKLVDSGKHYPFQKEPWYTEVMRTSKPQWTSVYTWQSWVTNPLAIAISSPVYDKNKNLIGAIAIEQRLSQISDFLRQLKISASATIFIVERDGRMIASSSATKPFKVVNGTPTRLKASDSNDSLIQATATALTQKFGSLDVIQHRQQLGFVRQNQRQFVQITPWQDDLGLDWLVVVVIPESDFMQQIDINTRHTILLCTVALLIAILIGIVTAHKIIQPILQINASAKAIADGNLTQTINTQGVHELELLSHSFNRMADQLQQSFTALENANYVLERRVEERTAELERANRELQRLSEVDGLTQIANRRSFDQYLAQEWQHLQREQQALSLILCDVDFFKKYNDFYGHQGGDCCLRRVAQVLRQTVKRPADLVARYGGEEFAIILPFTDFKGAIAVARSIQHEIYQSRLPHVNSEVSEFLTLSLGVTSVVPTSTTSSEQLVAAADEALYAAKRQGRDRYISRSITQITV